Proteins encoded by one window of Lentimicrobiaceae bacterium:
- a CDS encoding TPM domain-containing protein, producing MRRANSSGVIKSVVILFTIFIATALLVSFAGNHEDSNKEIAISKQERSTSSRLQSSVVLKTNIRYRVEDVPNVQLQDASRYTSDPNNLIAQRYRIAIDSIAATIRDTFDVEVAVVVLPNFDDNEYATLREFANQLFNTWGIGKKETDQGLLILLNLEEGNREITFETGYGLEAILPDGICKLIQTKIMLPYLTEDKYGEALEAGLIAVQKRLADPDNEEFLGTTMSGGDDGDAIFGFAIWTLFGLAFLGYAHYKRRKDVKKGKNVYQKLINYRGIKPANLIAYFIFVPYIIIPYLLFINIPWRRRLRRGLICEACESIGKMKLEKGSELISLEPTTEENIYMRTRRHTFTCKKCGSQHFEDLTYRFRKYPSYVGSSGSSSSSYDDSSSWGSSSSSSSSGGSWGGGSSGGGGASTRF from the coding sequence ATGAGACGTGCAAATAGTAGCGGAGTAATAAAAAGCGTTGTTATTCTTTTTACAATCTTTATTGCAACTGCCTTGTTGGTAAGCTTTGCTGGAAACCATGAGGATTCTAACAAAGAAATAGCTATTTCAAAGCAAGAACGCTCTACGAGTAGTAGGCTACAAAGCAGCGTTGTCCTTAAAACTAATATTAGATACCGCGTAGAAGATGTACCTAATGTACAACTCCAAGATGCATCTCGCTATACTAGCGATCCGAACAATCTTATTGCACAACGCTACCGTATCGCAATCGACAGCATAGCAGCCACAATACGCGACACATTCGATGTGGAAGTGGCGGTAGTTGTACTACCAAATTTTGATGATAACGAATACGCTACATTACGCGAATTTGCCAATCAGCTATTCAACACTTGGGGTATTGGCAAAAAAGAAACAGACCAAGGATTGCTCATCTTGCTCAATTTAGAGGAAGGCAATAGAGAAATAACATTCGAAACAGGATATGGACTTGAGGCTATACTTCCCGACGGAATTTGTAAGCTAATCCAAACAAAAATAATGCTGCCTTATTTGACCGAAGATAAGTACGGCGAAGCCCTCGAAGCCGGGCTTATTGCAGTACAAAAGCGGCTTGCCGACCCCGACAACGAGGAGTTCCTTGGCACAACTATGAGCGGCGGCGACGATGGAGATGCAATATTTGGATTCGCTATTTGGACACTGTTTGGGTTAGCCTTTTTAGGTTATGCCCACTACAAGAGAAGGAAAGATGTGAAAAAAGGTAAAAACGTTTATCAAAAACTAATTAATTACAGAGGAATTAAACCTGCGAACTTAATTGCATACTTTATTTTTGTCCCTTATATCATTATCCCTTACTTGCTTTTCATCAACATTCCTTGGCGTAGAAGATTACGAAGAGGTCTGATTTGCGAAGCGTGTGAGTCAATTGGCAAAATGAAACTCGAGAAAGGTTCGGAACTTATTTCATTGGAGCCAACAACGGAAGAAAATATTTACATGCGCACTAGACGCCACACTTTTACCTGCAAAAAATGTGGAAGCCAACACTTTGAAGATTTAACATACCGTTTCCGTAAATATCCGTCATATGTTGGAAGTTCAGGCTCTAGTTCATCAAGCTATGACGACAGTTCATCATGGGGTTCATCATCGAGTTCGTCGAGTAGTGGCGGCTCGTGGGGTGGTGGTAGTAGTGGTGGCGGTGGTGCAAGTACAAGGTTTTAA
- a CDS encoding BRO family protein — MSSEMNEIKLYENKEVRTVWDSEKEEWCFSVVDVVGVLTKSSKPRDYWYRVKKRMSEEEKSELSTFCRQLKLKASDGKMRETDVADMQGIFR, encoded by the coding sequence ATGAGTAGTGAAATGAATGAAATAAAATTATATGAAAATAAAGAAGTTCGCACTGTATGGGACAGCGAAAAAGAAGAATGGTGTTTTTCTGTGGTAGATGTAGTTGGAGTACTAACAAAAAGCAGTAAACCCAGAGACTATTGGTATCGTGTAAAAAAGAGGATGTCGGAAGAGGAAAAATCTGAACTGTCGACATTTTGTCGACAGTTGAAATTAAAAGCATCTGACGGTAAAATGAGAGAGACCGATGTTGCCGATATGCAAGGCATCTTCAGATAA